In the Acetobacterium sp. KB-1 genome, TATTTATTGCGCCACCCGAAAAACCGTGGAAAGCGTTACTGCCAAGCTTAAAGGCCTTGGGTATTTAGCAGGAGCCTATCATGGCGGGATGAATTCTGAGACTCGGGAGCAGAATCAGCAGGATTTCATTAATGACCGTCTTCACATCATGGTAGCCACGAATGCCTTTGGCATGGGAATCAATAAGCCGGATGTCCGTTTTATTATCCATTACAATATGCCCCAGAATATGGAAGCCTATTATCAGGAAGCCGGTCGTGGTGGCCGGGATGGCGAACCCAGCCACTGCACTATTCTTTATTCGCCTGCGGATATTGTTAAACAGAAACAGCTGATCCAATTAAATCAGACCTCTCCGGAACGGGAAACCTTACTATTTGAAAATCTCCAGTATCTGGTCGATTATTGCCACACCAATGATTGCCTTCGAAAAAGCATCCTTCAGTATTTTGGGGAATCCGCCGACTACAAGCGTTGCGGCAATTGCGGCAATTGTCTCGATCAGTCGGAAATGGTGGATATCACTCTGGACGCCCAGAAGATTCTTTCCTGTATTTATCGGATGAAAAACCGCTTTGGCCTGAATATGGTGATTGCGGTGCTCCGGGGTTCAAAAAATAAAAAGGTGCTGGAGTTAGGTTTTGATCAGCTCTCAACCTATGGAATTCTTAAGGAGCAGAGTGCCGAAAGCCTCCGGGAGATCATCATGACCCTGGTAGCCAAGGGCTATATCATGGTCACTGCCGATGAGTATCCGGTTCTCAAGCTGACCCCGGCCGCCAGCGGGATTTTAAAGGGCAACGAAACAGTGTTCCATAAAAAACACTTGCTCAATATCAAGGCTGCCAATAAAAAATACTCGGGTAAAGCCAAACCGCCGGTGGATTGCGATGAAGCCTTGTTTGAAGAACTGCGAACCCTGAGACGCAGCATTGCCCAGGAAAAGGGATTGCCACCTTATGTGATTTTCCCCGATGCGACCTTAAAGGAAATGGCAGCCTACTTTCCCCGTTCAGAAGCCGAATTTCTGCAAATCAATGGGGTCGGCCAGGCCCGCTATAATCATTATGGGGCAGTCTTTATCGAAGCGATTAAGAGCTTTTCCGAAAATCACCCGATCACGATCAGACCCCGGCCGATCGCGACGGATGACCCGGAACCCAGGGTTTCCAGGCAGCAAAGTAGAGAAAAAGAAGCGAAAGTGCCCTCATGGGAACTCAGCTACGAGTTATTTACAGATGGCATGACCATTGCTGATATCGCCAGGCAGCGTGAATTAACCGAAAACACGGTGCTTGGTCATTTAATCCGCTGCGACCAGGAAGGAAAAGCGATTGACTGGCGTGATTTTGTGGATACCGAAAAAGAAGTGGCAATCATCAATGCGATTGGAACCGTTGGTCTGGAAGCACTGCGACCCATCAAGGAAGCCTTGCCGGAGAGTTGCTCCTATAGTGATATAAAAATTGTCATTCATAAAAATAGTTTACAGTAGATTGGAGAAAGACAGATGAACTCGACAACTTTAAAAGTAATCGCCCTGATTTTGATGTTACTGGACCATGTGGGGCAGTTTATTCCGGGTGCACCGCTGTGGCTGCACTGGGTGGGCCGGATTTCGGCCCCAGTGTTTATGTTTTGTATGGCCTGGGGTTTTTACTACACCCATGACCGCAAAAAGTATCTCTTAAGGATGTATTTCTTCGGCCTGGGAATGGGCCTGATAGATGTCATTTGCAACAATATTGTCGCAGACCCTTACGCTATGATATCCAACAATATTTTTGTAACGCTGTTTTTGGTGGCGGTAATTGTCTGGCTCATCGAAATCAGAAAAACCGATAAGCCCAAAGGCAACAAATACCTCGCCCTGTTCGCGGTCTATCAGATTCTGACAACAATCCTCTGTATTCTGGCCGGCCAAGTACTTCCCCTCACCGGCATGATGAGCTTTGTGGGGGCCATCACCGGCAATCTGATTTTTAACGAGGGTAGTTTTATCTTTGTTTTTCTGGGCGTGTTGATTTACTTTAATCGAACCGACAAAAAACGGCTGATCCTGGCTTATGGGCTTTACTGCCTGGGTTTTCTTGCTCTGGAATGGGCCATGAATCCGCAACCGACAGCCCTTCTTTACACGAATTATCAATGGATGATGATCGGTTCCCTACCGCTGATGCTTTCTTATAATGGTGAAAAGGGACGGGGCATGAAATATCTGTTTTATGTTTTTTATCCGCTGCACATCGTGGTATTATTTTTTATCGGCAATCTATTTTTTTAAGATCGGTGTTCTAAAACTGATCATTACTAGAAAGAATCAATAAGGTAATAAATCTAGGGAAATGTTGTCGCAATGATTAGAAAGGACGATCGCACATGCTAAAAGCTATTAAAGAGCAGGAAACAATCAAACGCCGCCATGAGATTTTGCTGTGCGGTCAGGAGCAGGGAGTCAGTGCGGCTTGTAAAAAATATAAAATCTCCCGAACCCTTTACTACCGTTGGCTCAAACGGTTTGATGAAAAGGGTCTGGCCGGCTTGAAGGATCAGGTCCGACATTATGTCCCGCCCAATAAATCCGATCTGGCGATGGAGCTGGCGGTGCTTGATGCAATCGTTTCCTTTCCGGACTACGGCCCCCAGAGTATCGCCTGGCTGCTTGAAGATCGGGACCTGATCATCAGTAGCAGCGGGGTTTATAATATTATGTGCCGTCACGATCTTAACCAGAAACAGGCCAGAAAAAATTATAGCCGGAAAATAAGAGCCGAGCAACATCAATTTGTCGGCCCTGAAATAAAAATCTGGTCGGATCGGGCCCCGGAACCGGAGCATCTGACGGTGGGAGAATGCTGGATGGCCTGGACGGTGACACGCGGTTATCAACCGGGGATGGGCAATCTTTATCAGTATGCGGTGGTGGACTTAATCAGTGGCATGGCATTTTCCCGACTTTATACGAAAAAAAATTCTGACTGTGCTCTGGACCTGCTGCTGGGGGTGGCCGTTCCCATGGGTAATGAGCTGCTGATGCAACCGCGGTGGATTATGACCCCCCATCAAGCGGAGTATACCACCGGAAGAATTCACAGCCGCCATCTGTACACCAGAAATCTCCGGGAAATGAACATCAAACAGGTGATTTGGGAAGAAAAAAATAATTTATATTCAAAAACAGTTCAGGTATTCAATCAGAAAAGTGGGGATTATCTGGAAGCAGCGTTGGAATCGACTCGTTCCTTCGAAGAAATCAAGGATGATTTTCAGCAATTTATTCGCAATTATAATTTTGACATGTCTCTGGGTTATGGTAAAAACTGCCAGAAAACGCCCCTCGAAATTGTTGTCGAGGCGAAGGGAACAGGGGTGACCCTGCCACTATGGTCTTATGTCAATCGAAAATACTAGCGGTTAATAAAAGCAACTAGAATTTTGGAAGCGTCAGAAAAAACAATTTGCCAGGAGGGGAGAACGATGAAAAAGCGGATAGCGGTGGTAGGCGGTGGTTACAGCGGTTTGGTTCTGGCTTATTTTCTTGAAAAAGCTGGTTATACGGTGACGGTTTTTGAACAGGAAGAACGGGCCGGAGGCCATTGCTACACAGTTTTTCATAAAAAAGAGTTTTGTGAGCTGGGAGTGGTGCTGGGAACCTCAGAAGCACTGATGAAATTCCTGCGACAGTTGGGTGTTAAGGCGGAATACAAGTATTTTCATCGGAATTTTTTGGGGCCGGATGGTGAAAAACTGGCTCAAATTAATCCCCATGAAATCGCTGGCTTTCAGGAACAGCTAAAACGATTGCCGAAAATTCTGGCCCCCTATCAAGCCGCTTTAAATGCTCAGGGCTGGGAAAACGTTCCCGATGCGTTGACCCAATCCTTTGAATCCTGGTGTATCGAAAACAAGTTACAAACGTTGATCCGGGTTTATGCACCCCATCTGGTTGCCTTTGGTTTTGGGAAGTCCAGCGAGATTCCGGCCATCTATGCCTTAAAGTATCTGGATCTGCTGACCCTGTCTTCGATGATTGAGGCCCGAAAGCTGATTGCCTTTACCAACGGGGCCACTGAGATCATTACAAAATTAGCGCAAAAGCTGGAAGATCTCCGCTTGAATACCCCAGTCACTGGCATTGCTCCCGCAGAGTATCACCGTGTGACCATTGAAACTCCCGTCGGCAATGAGGAATTTGATGCGGCGGTGATCACGGTGCCACTGAATCGACAAGTGATTAAGTTCCCGGACCATGCCAGCTTAATGGAATCCTATCAAAGAAAACACTACAATGTGCTGGCTTATGTGGCCCGGGAAAACTACCGGATAACCAGTTATTTCAGTCATAATTTTGATAAAGACGGGCAACTCATGCTTTTGTTTAGCAGCAAGCCGGATAAGCCGGGACCGCTTCTGACGGCCTATGCAGCCGGAGACCTGCCAATTAAAGAGTTAAAGGCCCTTATTGATGCCGATATGAAACAGGCCGGCTATAAGGCTGAGCGGCTGTTTGCCTACAAACAGTGGCAAACCTTTCCCCATGTCACCGGGACGGAAATAAAAAATGGTTTTTACGATCAGGTGAACACCCGCCAGGGCCAGGATGGCATTTATTTTTCAGGAAGTCTGACTTGTTTTCCCACCCTTGATAAACTGACCCAATACCTCAATGATTTTGCCAACCGTTATTTTTCTCCCGATCAATTATAAATTTATTTTGGCTTGCTGTTTACAGGTTTGTGACAGTTGCTGGATTTTACTTCAAACACATCCCGATAAGTTGTTAACACCAAGTTAAAACAACTGACGGGATGTGTTTTTATGCGCTGTTAAAATGTTGTCAAAGTTATTCGCATGGCTTATAATCAAGCTAATGAAGAAACTGCAAACAATTACATAAGCGGAAAGCGAGAAAAAGATGGAAGTTTATAAGGTACTGGAAATCAAAAAAAGCGTTTATGAAAATAACGACCGGGAAGCTGATCAGCTTCGTCAGGAATTAAAAAAGGAGCAGACCTTTCTGCTGAATCTGATGTCGTCGCCGGGTTCGGGAAAAACAACAACCCTGTTGCGAACCATTGAAGCTCTAAAGGAAGAATTGAGCATTGCCATTCTGGAAGCCGATATTGACTCAGATGTGGATGCTCACACCGTGGCGAAAACGGGAACCAGGGTGATTCAGCTCCATACCGGGGGGATGTGCCATCTGGATGCCAGCATGACCCGCCAGGGTCTGGAGGGGATTGGTACCAGAGAGACCGATCTGGTAGTGCTGGAAAATGTCGGCAATCTGGTTTGTCCAGCCGAGTTTGATACCGGTGCTTCTAAGAATGCGATGATTCTGAGTGTCCCGGAAGGGGATGATAAACCGCTGAAATATCCGCTGATGTTTTCACTGGTGGATGTGCTGCTGATTAATAAAATCGATGTACAGGAGCATTTCGATTTTGATCTGGATATTCTGCGGGAGCGGGTTAAGAAGATCAACCCCAACCTGGTCGTCATTCCGATATCCGCCAAAACCGGAGAAGGTATTGACGAATGGGCAAACTGGCTACGCAATCAAGTTAATAACTGGAATCAGCCAGAATTATTGAGTTAAAGAGGAGATCAAGATGAACAAAAAAACAGAACCGACAAATTTTAGTAAGTCGACACGCTTTAATTTTGCCTTAACCTGGGCGGATGTCAATGACCGACCCTATCGTCAGGAAATTGTTGATCTGGCCAATAAAATCGGTCGTACCAAAGCAGGAACCAGTCGGGAAGTCATCCCCTTCGGTCCGGAGTACTATGCTCTGGAGCCGATTCTTGACGCGTACCAGGCCAAAATTGCCATGTACCTTGAATTTCGAAAAAAACTGAGTGCTGAAGCGGTAGCCAAAGCAGCGGGGGAACCGCTCGATCTGGTCACCGACGCCCTTTCGTACATTGCCTGGGCCGGGGTTGCGTTTGTCAATACGGTCGATGGGATAGATCTATATTGGCAGGATATTTTTGTCCCTGGCCATCTGGAAATGATCAATAATAACAAAGAATTAGTCGCCAAACATCCGGAAGTCGCTGAAGCGTTTTATTATTTTGGCGGCAAAAAAGGACCTATGGCCGCTGGGATCATGCCGATTGGCAGCGGTCCGATGCGGGTTTTGCCGATCGAACGGTCGATTGATGGAAATTCCCAAAAAGTGACCTATGAAGAAGTATCGCATCATTTAAATGAAGCCAGCATTTTTTCGGTATCGGATTGCTCCTGCCGAACCTCCCGCGAATCCATGGGTGAAGGTTGTGGCCACTTAAAAGAGGATATGTGCATTCAACTGGGCCATGCTGCTGAGTATTATATCAAAACCGGTCGCGGTCGGGAAATCACCAGAGCAGAAGCCTTCGAGCTTATTAAAAAGGCGGAAGACAATGGCCTGATGCACTCAATCCCCAATCTGGATACTCCAGGTCACACCCATGCCATCTGCAACTGTTGTGGTTGTGGTTGCTATGCCATGCGGTTGGCCAACGAATACTTGAACACTGACATCGTCCGGTCGAATTATAAATCGGTAGTCGATGAAAGCAAATGTGTCGCCTGCGGTGAATGTGTCGATGTCTGTCCGACCAATGCCATCAGACTCGGCCAGAAGCTATGTTCCAAAACGCCCATTGACGAAACGGTAACCAAGGTGACCCCCCGTAATACCGAATGGCTGGAAGATAAGTGGAACAGCGATTACCGCATCAACCGCAAAAATGCCCTGGATTCAGGAACGGCCCCCTGCATCACCAAATGTCCAGCCCATATCCCGGTTCAGGGCTACATCAAACTGGCCTCTCAGGGACGCTATACCGAGGCCCTGGAGCTGATCAAGAAACATAATCCGCTACCAGCGGTGTGCGGCCGGATCTGTCCGCGATTATGCGAAGAAGACTGTACCCGGGGGGATATTGACGAGGCGGTGGCGGTTGATGATATCAAAAAATTTATTGCCCAAAAGGATCTGGAAATGGCATCTCGTTTCATGCCGGTCAAACGACATGATTACAGTGACAAAAAAATTGCCATCATCGGCTCGGGACCGTCAGGACTAACCTGTGCTTATGATCTGGCCATTGACGGATATGATGTCACAGTTTTTGAAAAGGAAAGTCGCCTTGGGGGGATGCTGTCCCTAGGGATTCCTTCCTATCGGTTGGAGAAAGACGTTTTAGCAGCAGAAATTGATGTGATTCGCGAGATGGGGGTCAAGTTTGTAACCGGTGTGGAAATAGGTCAGGATATTTCCTTCCAGGACCTGCGAAACTCAGGCTTTAAGGCTTTTTATGTAGCCATCGGGGCTCAAGCGGGACGAACCCTTGGCCTTGACGGCGAAAATGCCGAGGGTGTTTTTAGTGGCGTGGATTTTCTGCGCCGCACAAACCTGGCCCAAGAAACCAACGTCAAAGGCAAGGTCGTGGTTATCGGCGGCGGAAATGTGGCCATTGATGTGGCCCGTAGCTCAGTTCGACTAAAAAATGTCGCCCAGACCGATTTATATTGTCTGGAAGCCCGGGATCATATGCCTGCTCATACCGAGGAAGTGGCCGAGGCACTGAGTGAGGAAATCGGCATTCATAACGGCTGGGGACCGACTCGGGTTGTCACAGAAAGTGGTAAGGTTACCGGGGTTGAGTTTAAGCGTTGCCTGTCAACCTTTGATGCCGCTGGTCGTTTCAATCCTCAATTTGAAGAAGCGGATCGGATGATTGTGCCCTGTGACAATGTGATCCTGTCAGTGGGACAAACCTATGCTTATGGCGATTTGTTTGCCGACGAAGCGGTGTTATTAACCAGTCGCAACACCGTAGCGGTCGATCCGGTCACGCTACAGTCTTCTAAAAATGACATCTTTTCAGGAGGCGATGTTGCCAGCGGACCTAAGCTGGCCATTGATGCCATTGCCGCCGGTAAAGAAGCCGCCGTTTCGATTCATCGTTTTGTCCAGAAAGGTCAATCATTGGTTTTTGGTCGCGATAATCATGCCTATACCATGCTTGATAAGGACAATCTGGATGAGCGAATCGATTATGATGGCACCGAGCGACAAAGGATTTCGCATGTTGATGGAAAGGTTTCAAGAACAACTTTTAAAGATTTAAGAGGGGTGTTAACCGAAGCGCAAATCCAGAAAGAAACGGCCCGATGCTTAAGCTGCGGGGCTAGCAAGGTGGATGCGTATTTATGTGTCGGATGCGGTGCCTGTACCCTTAAATGCAAATTTGAGGCCATTCAACTGGAACGGGTTTATGATGAGATGGGTTATGAAATCGACGACTTGCAAAAAGCAGTTCTTAAAAAAGCGATTGGTCGAAAAGCAAAAATTGCACTCAATAAGGTCAATCCATTTTCGGAAACCCGATAAATAAAACTAGCGGAGTGTTTCGCTATCGTACCGACCAATTGTTAATCTGTTGTTCGCTGCGCCATGCGAAATCCGCTACGCTTCTTTCGCATAGGTCGCGGGCAGTCGCCAACTATAAACAAGCTTATGATCGGCTCGTTGCCTTCGCGCAGAATCGGACAGGTTGATCAACCTGTCTGCTCCGATGCGGACAACATGATGCAACAATTGTCGGTACTAAGTTTGTAGTTTAACTAAAGAAACGAGAAAAAGAGGTGTGAGGCCATGCATGAGCTCGGGATTGTTTATGAAGTGATTAAAATCGTCGACGCGTTCGCCGTGGA is a window encoding:
- a CDS encoding helix-turn-helix domain-containing protein; the protein is MLKAIKEQETIKRRHEILLCGQEQGVSAACKKYKISRTLYYRWLKRFDEKGLAGLKDQVRHYVPPNKSDLAMELAVLDAIVSFPDYGPQSIAWLLEDRDLIISSSGVYNIMCRHDLNQKQARKNYSRKIRAEQHQFVGPEIKIWSDRAPEPEHLTVGECWMAWTVTRGYQPGMGNLYQYAVVDLISGMAFSRLYTKKNSDCALDLLLGVAVPMGNELLMQPRWIMTPHQAEYTTGRIHSRHLYTRNLREMNIKQVIWEEKNNLYSKTVQVFNQKSGDYLEAALESTRSFEEIKDDFQQFIRNYNFDMSLGYGKNCQKTPLEIVVEAKGTGVTLPLWSYVNRKY
- a CDS encoding FAD-dependent oxidoreductase → MNKKTEPTNFSKSTRFNFALTWADVNDRPYRQEIVDLANKIGRTKAGTSREVIPFGPEYYALEPILDAYQAKIAMYLEFRKKLSAEAVAKAAGEPLDLVTDALSYIAWAGVAFVNTVDGIDLYWQDIFVPGHLEMINNNKELVAKHPEVAEAFYYFGGKKGPMAAGIMPIGSGPMRVLPIERSIDGNSQKVTYEEVSHHLNEASIFSVSDCSCRTSRESMGEGCGHLKEDMCIQLGHAAEYYIKTGRGREITRAEAFELIKKAEDNGLMHSIPNLDTPGHTHAICNCCGCGCYAMRLANEYLNTDIVRSNYKSVVDESKCVACGECVDVCPTNAIRLGQKLCSKTPIDETVTKVTPRNTEWLEDKWNSDYRINRKNALDSGTAPCITKCPAHIPVQGYIKLASQGRYTEALELIKKHNPLPAVCGRICPRLCEEDCTRGDIDEAVAVDDIKKFIAQKDLEMASRFMPVKRHDYSDKKIAIIGSGPSGLTCAYDLAIDGYDVTVFEKESRLGGMLSLGIPSYRLEKDVLAAEIDVIREMGVKFVTGVEIGQDISFQDLRNSGFKAFYVAIGAQAGRTLGLDGENAEGVFSGVDFLRRTNLAQETNVKGKVVVIGGGNVAIDVARSSVRLKNVAQTDLYCLEARDHMPAHTEEVAEALSEEIGIHNGWGPTRVVTESGKVTGVEFKRCLSTFDAAGRFNPQFEEADRMIVPCDNVILSVGQTYAYGDLFADEAVLLTSRNTVAVDPVTLQSSKNDIFSGGDVASGPKLAIDAIAAGKEAAVSIHRFVQKGQSLVFGRDNHAYTMLDKDNLDERIDYDGTERQRISHVDGKVSRTTFKDLRGVLTEAQIQKETARCLSCGASKVDAYLCVGCGACTLKCKFEAIQLERVYDEMGYEIDDLQKAVLKKAIGRKAKIALNKVNPFSETR
- the recQ gene encoding DNA helicase RecQ codes for the protein MTLKKNLSQYFGYDTFKEGQEKIITAAINGQDVLGIMPTGGGKSLCYQLPAIQMPGITLVISPLISLMKDQVDALGEMGIASTFLNSSLDDATYQKRLKGIRTNQYKLLYIAPERLCAPAFVELVRELDVSMIAVDEAHCISQWGHDFRPHYREIPAFIRNISPRPVVAAYTATATVKVIQEIRELLALKDPVESIIGFDRPNLLYQVVKTGDKLGYVKNTITETFPDQSGIIYCATRKTVESVTAKLKGLGYLAGAYHGGMNSETREQNQQDFINDRLHIMVATNAFGMGINKPDVRFIIHYNMPQNMEAYYQEAGRGGRDGEPSHCTILYSPADIVKQKQLIQLNQTSPERETLLFENLQYLVDYCHTNDCLRKSILQYFGESADYKRCGNCGNCLDQSEMVDITLDAQKILSCIYRMKNRFGLNMVIAVLRGSKNKKVLELGFDQLSTYGILKEQSAESLREIIMTLVAKGYIMVTADEYPVLKLTPAASGILKGNETVFHKKHLLNIKAANKKYSGKAKPPVDCDEALFEELRTLRRSIAQEKGLPPYVIFPDATLKEMAAYFPRSEAEFLQINGVGQARYNHYGAVFIEAIKSFSENHPITIRPRPIATDDPEPRVSRQQSREKEAKVPSWELSYELFTDGMTIADIARQRELTENTVLGHLIRCDQEGKAIDWRDFVDTEKEVAIINAIGTVGLEALRPIKEALPESCSYSDIKIVIHKNSLQ
- a CDS encoding FAD-dependent oxidoreductase, translating into MKKRIAVVGGGYSGLVLAYFLEKAGYTVTVFEQEERAGGHCYTVFHKKEFCELGVVLGTSEALMKFLRQLGVKAEYKYFHRNFLGPDGEKLAQINPHEIAGFQEQLKRLPKILAPYQAALNAQGWENVPDALTQSFESWCIENKLQTLIRVYAPHLVAFGFGKSSEIPAIYALKYLDLLTLSSMIEARKLIAFTNGATEIITKLAQKLEDLRLNTPVTGIAPAEYHRVTIETPVGNEEFDAAVITVPLNRQVIKFPDHASLMESYQRKHYNVLAYVARENYRITSYFSHNFDKDGQLMLLFSSKPDKPGPLLTAYAAGDLPIKELKALIDADMKQAGYKAERLFAYKQWQTFPHVTGTEIKNGFYDQVNTRQGQDGIYFSGSLTCFPTLDKLTQYLNDFANRYFSPDQL
- a CDS encoding TraX family protein; translation: MNSTTLKVIALILMLLDHVGQFIPGAPLWLHWVGRISAPVFMFCMAWGFYYTHDRKKYLLRMYFFGLGMGLIDVICNNIVADPYAMISNNIFVTLFLVAVIVWLIEIRKTDKPKGNKYLALFAVYQILTTILCILAGQVLPLTGMMSFVGAITGNLIFNEGSFIFVFLGVLIYFNRTDKKRLILAYGLYCLGFLALEWAMNPQPTALLYTNYQWMMIGSLPLMLSYNGEKGRGMKYLFYVFYPLHIVVLFFIGNLFF
- the hypB gene encoding hydrogenase nickel incorporation protein HypB — its product is MEVYKVLEIKKSVYENNDREADQLRQELKKEQTFLLNLMSSPGSGKTTTLLRTIEALKEELSIAILEADIDSDVDAHTVAKTGTRVIQLHTGGMCHLDASMTRQGLEGIGTRETDLVVLENVGNLVCPAEFDTGASKNAMILSVPEGDDKPLKYPLMFSLVDVLLINKIDVQEHFDFDLDILRERVKKINPNLVVIPISAKTGEGIDEWANWLRNQVNNWNQPELLS